In the genome of Candidatus Lernaella stagnicola, one region contains:
- a CDS encoding DUF1565 domain-containing protein, producing the protein MKNAALLVLLLALLLSFVAACGDDDDDDDNDNDNNDADDDDTADDDDDNDDDDDNDTTPGDDDNDTTPGDDDDDDDDDDDNDDDDNNDDDDNDDDDNDDDDTTPPLEGIFVSVNGDDANPGTQLLPKRTIAAGIAAAEPAADSVYVAEGQYEEALAVTTSVYGGFRESDWRRRPDVFVSEILSDNADLVQLVGGAGPTMTFDGFTVAGDGVASGDFVSGVYITGGGTTLSNCRIFGEAVGGYELRAHGVYVKAPGTVWILDNEIVGGDALGSISLSTGIALEYPSEVVEVRHNTVMSGEVAASGSNLGFSAGIFVNGLAIEALIDGNVVSSGLASGGYIAFSDAVDLYTGDIVLTNNLLLPGRAEPGSLGFSIAAGVHSHFNMDELVLIGNTIFTGDATVGYAVEFEAGATLINNILYSAAGTIQVLFGSFQDEEEYVLINNDFACLNLLCMPGYLAEYGPILSVGAVNACDWPGCGEAAGNFTADPLFVAPNDLHLKAGSPCIDAGADPNGWFTGPSIFSDIDGDSRPQGSGFDVGADEYTD; encoded by the coding sequence ATGAAAAACGCAGCCTTGTTGGTGCTTCTGTTGGCGCTACTGCTTTCGTTCGTCGCGGCATGTGGCGACGACGACGACGATGATGACAACGACAACGATAACAACGATGCCGATGATGACGACACGGCCGACGATGATGACGACAATGATGACGACGACGATAACGACACCACACCCGGCGATGACGATAACGACACCACACCGGGTGACGACGATGATGATGACGACGACGATGATGACAACGACGATGATGATAACAACGACGATGATGACAACGACGATGATGACAACGACGATGATGACACCACACCGCCGCTGGAAGGCATATTCGTCTCGGTAAACGGCGACGACGCCAACCCCGGCACCCAACTGCTGCCCAAACGCACGATCGCCGCCGGGATCGCCGCCGCCGAACCCGCGGCCGACTCGGTCTACGTCGCTGAAGGCCAATACGAAGAGGCCCTCGCGGTCACGACCTCCGTGTACGGCGGGTTTCGCGAATCCGACTGGCGGCGCAGGCCCGATGTGTTCGTCTCGGAAATTCTGAGCGACAATGCCGACCTGGTGCAGCTAGTCGGCGGCGCCGGTCCGACGATGACCTTTGACGGCTTCACGGTGGCCGGCGATGGCGTAGCGTCTGGAGATTTTGTCAGCGGCGTGTATATCACGGGCGGAGGGACCACGTTATCGAACTGCCGGATTTTCGGCGAGGCCGTCGGAGGATATGAATTGCGTGCACACGGCGTGTACGTGAAAGCACCCGGCACCGTGTGGATCCTCGATAACGAAATCGTCGGGGGCGACGCGTTAGGCAGCATCTCCCTTTCCACCGGCATCGCGTTGGAATATCCGTCTGAGGTCGTGGAGGTCCGCCACAACACCGTCATGTCCGGAGAGGTCGCCGCCAGCGGCAGCAATCTCGGCTTTTCGGCCGGCATTTTTGTGAACGGACTCGCTATCGAAGCGTTGATCGACGGTAATGTCGTGAGCTCGGGCCTCGCTTCGGGCGGCTACATCGCATTCAGCGACGCGGTGGATCTCTACACCGGCGACATCGTGCTGACCAACAACCTGCTGCTGCCGGGTCGCGCGGAGCCGGGATCACTCGGCTTTTCGATCGCCGCCGGCGTGCATTCTCACTTTAACATGGACGAACTCGTGTTGATCGGCAACACGATTTTCACCGGAGACGCGACCGTAGGTTACGCGGTTGAATTCGAGGCCGGCGCCACGTTGATCAACAACATTCTTTACTCCGCCGCCGGGACGATACAGGTGCTGTTCGGCTCGTTTCAAGACGAAGAGGAGTACGTGCTGATCAACAACGATTTTGCGTGCTTGAATTTGCTGTGTATGCCGGGTTACCTCGCCGAATACGGGCCGATTCTCAGCGTCGGCGCCGTCAACGCCTGCGATTGGCCCGGCTGCGGGGAAGCCGCGGGCAACTTCACGGCGGACCCGTTGTTTGTCGCCCCGAACGACCTGCACCTGAAGGCGGGCAGCCCCTGCATCGATGCGGGCGCGGATCCAAACGGCTGGTTTACGGGGCCGTCGATCTTTTCTGACATCGACGGCGACAGCCGCCCGCAGGGGTCCGGTTTCGATGTCGGCGCCGACGAGTACACCGACTAA
- a CDS encoding TRC40/GET3/ArsA family transport-energizing ATPase has protein sequence MRVILYTGKGGVGKTTISAATAYGCALRGKRTIVISTDAAHSLADLFDREIGPEPTEIRENLYACEVEVHHELAKNWGTIQAYIKHFLSSRGYGEVLADELSVVPGMEDLFSLLRLLEMEESGEYDVAVIDCAPTGATLQLLGFTDVFDWYMNRFFDIERRLVRAIRPVAERIIQAPLPGDDVFGQVEDLYAKMMAIKTMLTDPTRASVRLVVNPERMVIAESRRAHTCLGLYGYPLDAVIVNRVLPADVDGYLAEWVGIQKHHMQTIDASFHPLPRLQCKLFPREMTGLPAVGVLADEVFGDRDPAEIMYQHKPFELEAKQDYYEMRLYLPGVTKKDVSLLVKDGELILGAAGFKRHILLPRQLDEHVVAKARLNGDIFTIIFAKDSA, from the coding sequence GTGCGCGTAATTTTGTACACGGGCAAAGGCGGCGTCGGCAAAACGACGATTAGTGCGGCGACCGCCTACGGGTGCGCCCTGCGCGGCAAGCGCACGATTGTGATTTCCACCGACGCGGCTCACAGCCTGGCCGATTTGTTCGACCGCGAAATCGGTCCCGAGCCGACGGAGATCCGCGAAAACCTCTACGCCTGCGAAGTGGAAGTGCACCACGAGTTGGCGAAAAACTGGGGCACGATCCAAGCCTACATCAAGCACTTCCTGTCCAGCCGCGGCTACGGCGAAGTCCTGGCCGACGAGCTTTCGGTCGTGCCGGGCATGGAAGATTTGTTTTCGCTGCTGCGCCTACTGGAGATGGAGGAAAGCGGCGAATACGACGTGGCCGTCATCGATTGCGCCCCGACCGGCGCTACGCTGCAGTTGCTCGGTTTCACCGACGTCTTCGATTGGTACATGAATCGCTTCTTCGACATCGAACGCAGGCTCGTGCGCGCCATCCGGCCCGTGGCCGAGAGGATCATTCAAGCGCCCCTGCCCGGCGACGACGTGTTCGGCCAAGTCGAGGATCTGTACGCAAAGATGATGGCCATCAAAACGATGTTGACCGATCCCACGCGCGCCAGCGTGCGTCTGGTCGTGAACCCGGAACGCATGGTCATTGCCGAAAGCCGCCGGGCCCACACCTGCCTGGGCCTGTACGGCTACCCGCTCGACGCGGTGATCGTCAATCGTGTGCTGCCGGCGGACGTTGACGGCTACCTGGCCGAATGGGTCGGCATCCAGAAACACCACATGCAGACCATCGACGCATCGTTCCATCCGCTGCCGCGCTTGCAGTGCAAGCTCTTCCCGCGCGAGATGACCGGCCTGCCGGCAGTCGGCGTATTGGCCGACGAGGTTTTCGGCGACCGCGATCCGGCGGAGATCATGTACCAGCACAAGCCCTTCGAGTTGGAAGCCAAGCAGGACTATTACGAAATGCGCCTCTACCTGCCGGGCGTGACGAAAAAAGACGTGTCGCTGTTGGTGAAAGACGGCGAATTGATTCTCGGCGCGGCGGGCTTCAAACGGCACATTCTCCTGCCGCGGCAACTCGACGAACATGTGGTGGCCAAGGCGCGCCTGAACGGCGACATTTTCACGATCATTTTCGCAAAGGATTCGGCGTGA
- a CDS encoding endonuclease/exonuclease/phosphatase family protein gives MRRWTWILMLLAASLLFIAAAACDGDTNDDTDDADHDTDDDTGGDDDDTIDDDDTGDDDDNDDDDDNDDDDDDDDNDDNDDTTTDDPDAPLCLEWDLNPDDLEDPVNIHCLIETDSFAPTGLPAPATLRVVDWNILRGLQADEMIAQFQSHPDLLEADVLLFQEVDRHCTRTDFRNVARDMAEALEMDYAYGVEFIELNQDRGEHGQAILSRFPILSVRQLRHTDFERWYLDPGQLRLGGRMSLVADILIGEDVYQFASVHYTSGVLFYFEAHNTQAQETLDLLDESAAPTIWGGDLNTGISWVLRWEPSIELILEAGHADALDHLPHNENWTVGNDPPIPDMRLDWIFSRGLDAAGGRVLYEAPLNGLSDHHGIYADFPL, from the coding sequence ATGCGGCGTTGGACTTGGATACTGATGTTGCTTGCGGCGTCCCTGCTGTTTATCGCCGCTGCCGCGTGCGACGGCGACACTAATGACGACACCGATGACGCCGATCACGACACCGATGACGACACGGGCGGCGACGACGACGACACAATCGATGACGACGACACAGGCGACGACGACGATAATGATGACGATGACGATAACGACGACGACGATGACGACGATGATAATGACGACAACGACGACACGACCACCGACGACCCCGACGCGCCGCTTTGTCTCGAATGGGACCTGAATCCGGACGACCTCGAGGACCCCGTCAACATCCACTGCCTGATTGAAACCGATTCCTTTGCGCCCACCGGCTTGCCCGCGCCGGCGACGCTGCGGGTGGTCGACTGGAATATTCTGAGGGGTCTGCAGGCCGACGAAATGATCGCGCAGTTCCAATCGCATCCCGATCTTCTCGAGGCCGACGTGCTGCTCTTTCAGGAGGTCGATCGCCACTGCACGCGCACCGATTTCCGCAACGTGGCCCGCGATATGGCCGAGGCGCTGGAGATGGATTACGCCTACGGGGTCGAGTTCATCGAGCTCAACCAGGACCGCGGCGAGCACGGCCAGGCGATCCTATCGCGCTTTCCCATTTTGTCGGTACGGCAATTGCGCCACACGGATTTCGAGCGGTGGTATCTCGACCCGGGGCAACTGCGGCTCGGCGGCCGCATGTCGCTGGTGGCCGACATCTTGATCGGCGAGGACGTCTACCAGTTCGCCTCGGTGCATTACACCAGCGGCGTGCTGTTCTATTTCGAAGCGCACAACACGCAAGCCCAGGAAACGCTCGACTTGCTGGACGAATCGGCCGCGCCGACGATCTGGGGCGGCGATCTGAACACCGGCATATCGTGGGTGCTGCGCTGGGAGCCGTCGATCGAGCTGATCCTCGAGGCGGGTCACGCCGACGCGCTCGACCACCTGCCCCATAACGAGAACTGGACCGTGGGCAACGACCCGCCCATTCCCGACATGCGTTTGGATTGGATATTCAGCCGCGGACTCGACGCTGCCGGCGGGCGCGTTTTATACGAAGCGCCGCTCAACGGCCTTTCCGATCACCACGGAATTTACGCCGACTTCCCGCTGTAA
- the pyrE gene encoding orotate phosphoribosyltransferase yields the protein MDKKQRLTRILHERSFRTGRFVLTSGKESHYYIDVRATSTHGEGAAIIGDLLLDLVTEMGGVDAIAGMELGAVPVAMGAVARAADRGMNLDALLVRKGAKGHGAGKRVEGVIRPGMRVLVVDDVATTGGSTIKTIEAVLAEVPDAQIVGVVAIVDRQEGGTENLAEAGYTLRSLVKVEELFALGEHPVD from the coding sequence ATGGATAAAAAGCAACGGCTGACCCGCATTCTGCACGAACGCAGCTTCCGCACCGGTCGTTTCGTGCTTACCAGTGGCAAAGAAAGCCATTATTACATCGACGTACGCGCCACCTCGACCCACGGCGAAGGCGCGGCGATCATCGGCGATTTGCTGTTGGACCTCGTGACCGAAATGGGTGGCGTCGACGCCATCGCCGGCATGGAACTGGGCGCCGTGCCCGTGGCCATGGGCGCGGTCGCGCGCGCTGCCGACCGCGGCATGAATCTCGACGCCCTGCTGGTGCGCAAAGGGGCCAAGGGTCACGGCGCGGGCAAGCGCGTGGAGGGCGTCATTCGCCCCGGCATGCGCGTGCTGGTGGTCGATGACGTGGCCACGACCGGCGGTTCCACGATCAAGACGATCGAGGCCGTCCTCGCCGAAGTGCCCGACGCGCAGATCGTCGGCGTTGTGGCGATCGTCGATCGGCAGGAAGGTGGGACGGAAAACCTCGCCGAAGCCGGTTACACGTTGCGGTCTTTGGTGAAGGTCGAGGAGTTGTTTGCGCTGGGCGAGCACCCGGTCGACTGA
- a CDS encoding acyltransferase family protein, with protein sequence MSRTTPPKTYYAWMDTLRGFAIVLVICGHQKPGLELTNYLQAVMLAIFIFASGFLFSGDRYPTAGAYFKKRARVLLIPYLWFTLFSFIFWIVYVGGFKALGSALGPEMLPNVDQAITLEGARGIAGQAKPGIGIVLAAFVLPMLYGSSSLMWYNIPLWFFPGLFVIDGIFYWLQKNSGSDRSLLIWLIVFSVFGYLMGRAGLRLPWNIDTAFSVVFYYGLGYLFRKRYGEGWPMPVAVKALVTVLALAVSIVVIHLNFGSHPSFNQLGKYFLYHLGAIASVIAFMLTAQMLVKLKTPADAAPSLSAIRRWWRRALDAIPRMFDFIGNNAVVYVGAQVMTMGLFMTFNRFALGILPKEKLPSTPWAMYFGLGAMILLVPVAYAVNRWMPFILGRKKAKPKAAPAGEAAASK encoded by the coding sequence ATGAGCCGGACAACACCGCCGAAGACCTATTACGCTTGGATGGACACGCTGCGCGGGTTCGCCATCGTGTTGGTGATTTGCGGGCACCAGAAGCCTGGGTTGGAATTGACCAACTACCTGCAGGCAGTGATGTTGGCCATCTTCATTTTCGCTTCGGGCTTCTTGTTCAGCGGCGACCGGTACCCGACGGCCGGTGCATATTTCAAAAAGCGGGCGCGGGTGCTGTTGATTCCCTACTTGTGGTTCACGTTGTTCAGCTTCATCTTCTGGATCGTGTACGTCGGCGGGTTCAAGGCGCTGGGCAGCGCCCTGGGGCCCGAGATGCTGCCGAACGTCGACCAAGCCATCACGCTGGAGGGGGCGCGGGGGATCGCCGGACAGGCCAAGCCGGGGATCGGTATCGTACTTGCGGCCTTTGTTCTGCCGATGCTGTACGGCAGTTCCTCACTCATGTGGTACAACATTCCGCTCTGGTTTTTCCCCGGTTTGTTCGTCATCGACGGCATCTTTTATTGGCTGCAGAAAAACAGCGGTTCCGACCGCTCCTTGCTGATATGGCTGATCGTCTTCTCCGTTTTCGGTTACCTGATGGGCCGCGCCGGGCTGCGCCTGCCGTGGAATATCGACACGGCATTTTCCGTCGTCTTTTACTACGGATTGGGGTACTTGTTCCGGAAACGCTACGGCGAAGGCTGGCCGATGCCCGTTGCCGTCAAGGCCCTCGTAACCGTGTTGGCGTTGGCGGTGAGCATCGTGGTCATCCATCTGAACTTCGGCAGTCATCCGTCGTTCAACCAACTCGGCAAGTACTTCCTGTATCACCTCGGCGCGATCGCGAGTGTTATCGCCTTCATGCTCACGGCGCAGATGCTCGTCAAACTCAAAACGCCCGCCGACGCCGCACCCTCGCTCTCGGCGATACGCCGGTGGTGGCGACGCGCGCTGGACGCCATTCCGCGCATGTTCGACTTCATCGGGAACAACGCCGTGGTGTACGTCGGCGCGCAGGTGATGACCATGGGCCTGTTCATGACCTTCAACCGCTTCGCCTTGGGCATTCTGCCTAAAGAAAAGCTACCTTCCACGCCTTGGGCGATGTATTTCGGCCTCGGCGCGATGATACTGCTGGTGCCCGTCGCTTACGCGGTCAATCGCTGGATGCCGTTTATTCTGGGGCGCAAGAAAGCGAAGCCGAAGGCGGCGCCGGCCGGCGAGGCAGCAGCCTCTAAGTAG
- a CDS encoding aspartate 1-decarboxylase yields MRRTMLKSKIHRATVTQADLHYEGSVTIDDILLRAADILPNEQVSVWNITNGNRFDTYALRGEVGSGVICVNGAAARLVSPGDLVIIASYVGMDDAEAKQWEPHLVFVDERNRMKAEADPANLHSVQ; encoded by the coding sequence ATGCGACGCACCATGCTCAAATCCAAGATCCACCGGGCCACCGTGACGCAGGCCGATCTGCACTACGAAGGCTCGGTGACGATCGACGACATCCTGTTGCGGGCCGCGGACATTCTGCCCAACGAGCAGGTATCGGTTTGGAACATCACCAACGGCAACCGTTTCGACACCTACGCCCTGCGCGGCGAAGTCGGCAGCGGCGTGATCTGCGTCAACGGCGCGGCGGCCCGCCTTGTGTCGCCCGGCGACTTGGTCATTATCGCCAGCTATGTCGGCATGGATGATGCCGAAGCCAAGCAGTGGGAGCCGCACTTGGTCTTTGTCGACGAACGAAACCGCATGAAGGCCGAGGCCGACCCGGCCAATCTGCATTCGGTTCAATAG
- the panC gene encoding pantoate--beta-alanine ligase produces the protein MLAQEIKLAKVITTVADMQEWAYFRRAEHRTIGFVPTMGYLHDGHLSLVRIARERADDVVVSIFVNPTQFGAGEDLTAYPRDFERDKRMCESQGADVIFFPDVEEIYPPGYQTQITVPQVAGPLCGVSRPVHFGGVATVCCKLFNSVRPNFAVFGEKDYQQILVVERMVRDLHMDVEIVPGPTLRDPDGLAMSSRNVYMTPEERHQAPIIQQTLQRAKILVDSGERSRDGILAAVREMISTAPAGRIDYIELRRLPNLEEAEESPAGRHLLAVAVYFGKSRLIDNQILEFVKPN, from the coding sequence ATGCTCGCGCAAGAAATCAAGCTGGCGAAAGTCATCACCACCGTGGCGGACATGCAGGAATGGGCCTACTTCCGCCGCGCCGAGCACCGCACCATCGGCTTCGTCCCCACCATGGGCTACCTGCACGACGGACACCTGTCCCTGGTGCGCATCGCCCGGGAACGCGCCGACGACGTTGTCGTCAGCATCTTCGTCAATCCCACGCAGTTCGGGGCAGGCGAAGACCTCACCGCCTACCCGCGTGATTTCGAACGCGATAAGCGCATGTGCGAGTCCCAGGGCGCCGACGTCATCTTCTTCCCCGACGTGGAGGAGATATACCCACCCGGTTACCAAACGCAGATTACCGTGCCGCAGGTGGCGGGTCCGCTGTGCGGCGTAAGCCGACCGGTGCATTTCGGCGGCGTGGCGACGGTCTGTTGCAAGCTGTTCAACTCTGTGCGGCCGAATTTCGCGGTCTTCGGCGAAAAAGACTACCAGCAGATTCTCGTCGTCGAGCGCATGGTTCGCGACCTGCACATGGACGTCGAGATCGTGCCCGGACCCACCCTGCGTGATCCCGACGGCCTGGCGATGAGCAGCCGCAACGTCTACATGACGCCCGAAGAACGACACCAGGCGCCGATTATCCAACAAACGCTGCAGCGCGCGAAGATTTTGGTCGATAGCGGTGAACGCAGCCGCGACGGCATCCTGGCCGCGGTGCGCGAAATGATTTCCACCGCTCCGGCCGGGCGCATCGATTACATCGAATTGCGCCGCCTGCCGAACTTGGAAGAAGCCGAGGAATCTCCAGCGGGACGCCACCTATTGGCGGTGGCCGTGTATTTCGGAAAGTCCCGTCTGATCGATAACCAGATTTTAGAATTCGTGAAACCGAATTAG
- a CDS encoding deoxynucleoside kinase — MGEVLDKLRHIVVEGPIGVGKTSLVKLLAERFQARSIFEQADENPFLSRFYRDRRGYAFQTQLFFLIQRFHQQRALIQQDLFKRSTVCDYMFAKDKIFAYLNLDGDELRLYEQIYDLLAPETVRPDLVIYLVAEPRVLLERIRHRSIDYERPITADYLSELNAAYSRFFFAYDDGPLLVVNTNDIDFVNNPDDFEALVEHIQTHRKGTKQFIPLGSG, encoded by the coding sequence ATGGGGGAGGTTCTGGACAAGCTGCGGCATATCGTCGTCGAGGGACCTATCGGCGTGGGCAAGACGAGTCTCGTCAAGCTCCTGGCCGAACGGTTTCAAGCGCGGTCCATCTTCGAACAGGCCGACGAAAACCCCTTTCTCTCCAGGTTCTATCGCGACCGGCGAGGCTACGCCTTCCAGACCCAATTATTCTTTCTTATCCAGCGTTTTCACCAGCAACGGGCGCTCATTCAACAGGACCTTTTCAAGCGGAGCACCGTGTGCGATTACATGTTTGCCAAAGACAAGATTTTCGCTTATCTTAACCTGGACGGAGATGAACTGCGTCTCTATGAGCAGATTTACGATCTTTTAGCGCCTGAAACCGTGCGACCCGACTTGGTGATCTACTTGGTTGCCGAACCTCGGGTTCTGTTGGAGCGAATCCGGCACCGCAGTATCGACTATGAAAGGCCGATTACAGCGGATTATCTGTCGGAGCTAAACGCCGCGTACAGCCGTTTCTTTTTCGCGTACGACGACGGTCCGCTCCTTGTGGTCAATACCAACGATATCGATTTCGTCAACAATCCCGACGATTTCGAGGCGTTGGTGGAACACATCCAGACGCACAGGAAGGGCACGAAGCAATTTATCCCGCTTGGATCCGGATAG
- a CDS encoding alpha/beta fold hydrolase codes for MNPFSCQAPDDVEIVGAVFSAIGAPRGTVVLCHGLPAGRPTSAEGAADDEGYPGLARRVATHGFHVAIFNFRGTGPSGGHLDIDLWPQDLVAVLDHLDTTPLHRPNYAVAGFSAGGAASILAAENDRRIDPLITFAAPADYSFLPLATDAESWFAFYRDLDMIRDGYPDDAAGWASRFARMVPRDAIGNVHASRIVLIHGTADDVVPLSHLDALAAAAGDKAERIVLPGGIHQMRKDERAVSTLIKVLNQSRPTEG; via the coding sequence ATGAATCCCTTTTCCTGCCAAGCTCCTGACGACGTCGAAATCGTCGGCGCGGTTTTTTCCGCCATCGGTGCGCCTCGCGGAACGGTCGTGCTGTGTCACGGGCTGCCCGCGGGTCGCCCCACGTCGGCCGAAGGCGCGGCGGATGACGAAGGCTACCCGGGCCTTGCCCGCCGCGTGGCCACGCACGGCTTTCACGTCGCGATTTTCAATTTTCGGGGCACCGGTCCATCGGGCGGCCATCTGGATATCGACTTGTGGCCCCAGGATCTGGTCGCCGTGCTGGATCACCTGGACACCACGCCACTGCACCGCCCCAATTACGCGGTGGCCGGTTTTTCCGCCGGTGGCGCCGCGAGCATTCTCGCCGCCGAAAACGACCGGCGCATCGACCCGCTCATCACCTTCGCCGCGCCCGCCGATTATTCCTTTTTGCCCCTGGCGACCGATGCCGAATCGTGGTTTGCTTTCTACCGCGATCTGGATATGATCCGCGACGGTTATCCGGATGACGCCGCCGGTTGGGCGTCCCGTTTTGCTCGCATGGTGCCCCGCGACGCCATCGGGAACGTGCACGCCTCGCGGATTGTCTTGATACACGGCACCGCCGACGACGTTGTGCCCCTTTCGCATCTGGACGCGCTCGCGGCGGCCGCCGGCGACAAAGCCGAGCGCATTGTTCTACCCGGCGGCATTCATCAAATGCGCAAGGATGAGCGAGCGGTGTCAACGTTGATCAAAGTGCTCAACCAAAGCAGGCCGACGGAGGGCTAA
- a CDS encoding dTDP-4-dehydrorhamnose 3,5-epimerase family protein → MIEGVKTKKLKPIPDERGRLMEILRADDDIFEAFGQVYITTAFPGVVKAWHYHKNQDDHFCVLTGMMKVVLFDSRENSATFREVNEFFLGVHNPVVVKIPAGVYHGFKCVGEQEAMCLNVPTKPYNHDEPDEFRLPWDTDQIPYDWSRRNY, encoded by the coding sequence ATGATTGAAGGTGTAAAAACAAAGAAGCTCAAACCCATCCCGGACGAGCGCGGTCGCTTGATGGAAATTCTGCGGGCCGACGACGATATTTTCGAGGCTTTCGGTCAGGTGTATATCACCACCGCCTTCCCGGGCGTCGTCAAAGCTTGGCACTACCATAAGAATCAGGACGATCACTTCTGCGTCCTGACAGGCATGATGAAGGTCGTGCTGTTCGACAGTCGCGAAAACAGCGCCACGTTCCGGGAAGTCAACGAGTTCTTTCTCGGCGTGCACAACCCGGTGGTGGTGAAAATACCGGCCGGCGTGTACCACGGCTTCAAATGCGTCGGCGAGCAAGAGGCGATGTGTCTCAACGTGCCGACCAAGCCTTACAACCACGACGAGCCGGACGAGTTCCGATTGCCGTGGGATACCGACCAGATTCCCTACGACTGGTCGCGCCGCAATTACTAG